CTCTACCTCCGCTCTACCTTTATCACCGCCAAACAAAAGCTCTtactcattttcattttcaaacattttcttttccccccagaTATAGCGAAGCCATTATTGACGACGGCGAACGGTTTTCACCGTATCAAGGCTCTCAATTTCAACGTAATTCAACTGAAGGTCACTCTCAGTTGTTGATCAAAACGAAAGTTTGTTTCCATACAGTCGACAtacttttatttgaattgcgtCTTCCCATAGTGCGCAAAGTTATTCCTCCAAATTTGTGTCAGTAATTTCTGTGTTTTCTTCTAAACGCTTTGTTAACGGAcatatttaaaatagaaaatgaagaagcccGTAATGGTGGTCATCTTTTCCGTGTTCGGAATCATCTTCGGAATGGCATCTGTTGGCGTACAGgtacaacaacacacaaaccCAATCACAGTCaactattgaatcaaaataataataattccatttttttttcttatttatttgaaagttGGCAGCTCTGATATTGTACACGAGAATCAGTGAGTACGTTGAAGTTGGTTACGATGTCGTCGCTTGCGGAATCTGGTGCGGGTTTCTCTACATCGGAGCCGGAGCCCAGGGCCTCTACTCTTCATACAATCGTCCGAAAGCGTAAGTATAATGTTTCAAAAATGCcgctttttatatttgaatatctAATAATACTAATTTAGATAATTTAAATTCGGACAGTTTGATGTTGACGGTGTTCACGGCAGGCATTGCAGTATGCGGGGCCCTTGTGGCCTCCACTCTGTCCGGCTTGACGGCCGCTTCCGGTTATACGTCCGGCTGCAGCGCTTACCATTATACTTCCTCttgtaatttcaaaatattattaCATAATTCCCACTTTTCCTAGAAATTTAACGATACAAATCCAAACGCGATTTTCACAGGTGTACCTTGGAGAGAGCTGGAATGGTCGCTAATGACAATCAGCATTTTATCGGGATTAAACAATATTACTTTGATGTATTTCGCTTATGCAGCTCGCAAGTCGAGCAAGTGCCAACCAAGATCATTTCAAACTAGAATAAATACTATTG
This sequence is a window from Daphnia pulicaria isolate SC F1-1A chromosome 7, SC_F0-13Bv2, whole genome shotgun sequence. Protein-coding genes within it:
- the LOC124350981 gene encoding uncharacterized protein LOC124350981; protein product: MKKPVMVVIFSVFGIIFGMASVGVQLAALILYTRISEYVEVGYDVVACGIWCGFLYIGAGAQGLYSSYNRPKALMLTVFTAGIAVCGALVASTLSGLTAASGYTSGCSAYHYTSSCVPWRELEWSLMTISILSGLNNITLMYFAYAARKSSKCQPRSFQTRINTIAVEGEPPGPYSDSRRNTSRPQSGGNREPVIQYADI